One genomic segment of Plasmodium vivax chromosome 9, whole genome shotgun sequence includes these proteins:
- a CDS encoding hypothetical protein, conserved (encoded by transcript PVX_090900A) — protein MKRPLGSARVPLLLPLVLLLPLLLYKTCNAVSLLESIKHDLQIVNNHNFNTVVNKFRSEKVFSVLFFQKSNKNIKDVIKNYNDVAAKFKGIFTLCIADCDENPTLCESELSLYVPDYKNTNTHHLLLYPINPMPKFLFSEEMNEANLKKYTYLIPSKIDIIKEAKDFSVFLSKHENMPKVLVFSNKKKPNYVLNALSNSFNKKLMFCYINNELNDLVQKYNVKSFPTILILKKGKLVDTYKGKPNFISMFDWLNVHSETFVLGGGFDISPDKTVDKPWKFELVPKFTKMSHGDICFKKADKGLCLIYLKEGDKLEKTEIDMLLSLKEKFKPHIDGRGINFRYMWIDIATETNFRALFEVKNYPSVVVFNPYKRIRYAKLNEDLVATKENVEKLLEKISGGDAKFTMLKGQTLPEFVQDDSDPKANVKDEL, from the exons atgaaacgcCCACTTGGCTCAGCGCGGGTACCCCTCCTGCTGCCGCTCGTGCTGCTCCTCCCGCTACTTCTATACAAGACGTGCAACGCGGTGTCCCTCCTAGAGTCCATAAAGCACGACTTACAGATCGTGAATAATCACAACTTCAACACAGTGGTTAACAAATTTAGAAGCGAAAAGGTATTCTCCGTTTTGTTCTTTCAAAAATCAAACAAGAATATAAAAGACGTAATAAAAAACTACAACGATGTTGCAGCCAAGTTTAAGGGAATCTTCACCTTGTGTATAGCTGACTGTGATGAGAATCCAACCCTCTGCGAAAGTGAGCTCTCTCTCTACGTCCcagattataaaaataccaATACGCACCACCTGTTGTTATACCCCATAAACCCAATGCCCAAATTTCTCTTCTCTGAAGAAATGAATGAagcgaatttaaaaaaatacacctaCCTGATTCCCTCCAAAATTGACATCAttaaagaagcaaaagatTTTTCTGTTTTCCTTTCTAAGCATGAGAACATGCCCAAGGTCCTCGTCTTCAGCAACAAGAAGAAACCCAACTACGTGTTGAACGCTCTAAGTAACAGCTTTAATAAAAAGCTAATGTTCTGCTACATTAACAACGAACTGAATGACCTTGTGCAGAAATACAACGTGAAGAGCTTCCCCACTAtactcattttgaagaagggcAAGTTGGTAGATACTTATAAGGGTAAGCCCAATTTTATTAGCATGTTTGATTGGCTGAATGTTCACTCGGAGACCTTTGTCCTCGGGGGAGGCTTCGACATCTCGCCAGATAAAACAGTTGATAAGCCCTGGAAATTCGAGCTCGTCCCAAAGTTCACCAAAATGTCACACGGAGACATCTGCTTTAAGAAAGCGGACAAAGGGCTGTGCCTCATTTATTTGAAGGAGGGGGATAAGCTGGAAAAAACCGAAATCGACATGCTCCTCTCGCTCAAGGAGAAGTTCAAGCCGCACATCGATGGGAG AGGAATAAACTTCCGGTACATGTGGATCGACATCGCCACGGAGACCAACTTCCGCGCCCTGTTCGAAGTGAAGAACTACCCCTCTGTCGTCGTCTTCAACCCGTACAAGCGAATTCGCTACGCTAAGCTGAACGAAGATTTGGTAGCCACGAAGGAAAATGTGGAAAAGCTTCTGGAAAA